The Proteiniphilum propionicum genome contains the following window.
TCAAGAAACTTGACACGCCTTTCTATTATTACGATATGGAGCTGTTGAGAAACACTCTTGAGACAATAAAGAAAGAGACCGAAAATAGGCCGTTTCACATACACTACGCGGTAAAGGCGAATGCAAACCCGCGCATTATGGAAGAGATAGCTTCTTTCGGGTTTGGTGTGGACTGTGTAAGCGGAAATGAAATACTAAAGGCACTGGAGTGTGGTTTTTCTCCCGGTAAAATTGTTTTTGCCGGCGTTGGAAAGAGCGACAGGGAGATAGAGATCGGGCTCAAGCATGATATATTCTGCTTTAACGTTGAATCTATACCTGAGCTTGAGGTGCTCAATTCCCTTTCTGAAGGAAAAGGAAAAACTGCTCGTGTGGCTCTTCGCATTAACCCTAACGTTGATGCGCATACCCACAAATATATTACCACCGGTTTAGAAGAAAACAAGTTCGGCATCAACGAAAGGGATCTTCCGGAAGTGCTGAAGCTTATAAACTCCTCTCCGAATATTGAGCTCATCGGGATGCATTTCCATATAGGTTCTCAGATTACCGACCTCTCTTCGTTCGAGGATCTATGCGTTAAAGTTGAGGAGTTGCAGGAATGGTTTAACAAAAGGGGTGTAAGGCTTTCGATAATAAATGTGGGTGGAGGACTTGGAATAAATTATCATCATCCCAACCATTTCCCGATGGCTGATTTTGAGTCCTATTTCAGGTTGTTCGTAAAAAACCTGAAGCTACAAAAAGGCCAGAATCTGCACTTCGAACTGGGCCGTTCGGTAGTAGCTCCATGCGGTTCACTTATTACCCGCGTTCTTTACGTGAAGAAAGGTATTCAGAAGAAATTTCTGATAGTTGATGCCGGCATGACCGATTTAATCCGGCCAGCCTTGTATCAGGCATTTCATCATATTGAAAATATCAGCTCAGACAATGAATACACACCCTACGACGTTGTAGGCCCTATCTGTGAATCTAGTGACGTGTTCGCTGAACAGTTAATGTTGAACTGGGCAGAAAGGGGTGATCTCTTAGCCATTCGTTCTACCGGAGCATACGGAGAAACAATGGCATCACAATACAACTGCCGCGATCTTCCTGAATCCTGTTTTTCTGATACTCTTTAATTAAATTCAATGCTATAATGGATAGTATCTTTTCAGCTTTACCACATTTTTCCATGATTGAATGGATTTTGACAGGCTCACTGTTTCTTTTCTTTCTGATTCAACTCTTTTTTTATCTTTCAGTTTACAGAAAACCTTATTTATACGAGAAAAAGAGAAAAAGGAGTATCGTCCCCGACGAAGAACTGCCTGGAATCTCAGTAATAATCTCCTCAAAAAATAATTCGGAAGAGCTGGAGAAGAACCTGCCCTTTTTTTTTGAACAGGATTATCCCAATTTCGAGGTTATTGTAATAAACAGCGGCTCATCAGATGAAACTGACATGGTATTGAAAGCCGCTGAACTAAGATATCCACGCCTCTACCACACCTATGTACCTGCAGAAGCCGATGAGATAAACGAAAAAAAACTGGCGCTCACACTGGGTATCAAAGCAGCAAAAAACGACATACTCCTCTTTACGGAATCATATTGCAGGCCATGCTCCAGACTATGGATTAAGGAGTATGGGAAAGAATTCTTAGATGGAAAAGAGATTGTACTTGGATATAGCAAGCTGTTGATCCGGAAAAATGTTCACATGCGAAATTTTATAATATTCGACAACCTCATCCATCATCTGAAGTTTTTATCCATGGCCATTGCACACAGGCCATTCATGGGAATTGGCCGGAATATGGCCTATAAAAAAGAGC
Protein-coding sequences here:
- the lysA gene encoding diaminopimelate decarboxylase, with product MIKGAFPVEKFKKLDTPFYYYDMELLRNTLETIKKETENRPFHIHYAVKANANPRIMEEIASFGFGVDCVSGNEILKALECGFSPGKIVFAGVGKSDREIEIGLKHDIFCFNVESIPELEVLNSLSEGKGKTARVALRINPNVDAHTHKYITTGLEENKFGINERDLPEVLKLINSSPNIELIGMHFHIGSQITDLSSFEDLCVKVEELQEWFNKRGVRLSIINVGGGLGINYHHPNHFPMADFESYFRLFVKNLKLQKGQNLHFELGRSVVAPCGSLITRVLYVKKGIQKKFLIVDAGMTDLIRPALYQAFHHIENISSDNEYTPYDVVGPICESSDVFAEQLMLNWAERGDLLAIRSTGAYGETMASQYNCRDLPESCFSDTL
- a CDS encoding glycosyltransferase — encoded protein: MDSIFSALPHFSMIEWILTGSLFLFFLIQLFFYLSVYRKPYLYEKKRKRSIVPDEELPGISVIISSKNNSEELEKNLPFFFEQDYPNFEVIVINSGSSDETDMVLKAAELRYPRLYHTYVPAEADEINEKKLALTLGIKAAKNDILLFTESYCRPCSRLWIKEYGKEFLDGKEIVLGYSKLLIRKNVHMRNFIIFDNLIHHLKFLSMAIAHRPFMGIGRNMAYKKELFFKNKGFSQVLSIDGGEDDLYINRIARRSITGVVISPESITETDSVDNFSTWRALKSKYLYTKQFYEGFPSRVFGCETFSKYVFYTVFIAATALGIVWHNYLLLLFTFLLFVIRYLVQLAVINKNSHLFRAGRYHINLIFFDIFQPFNNLQFRKYANRRNGLRR